Proteins encoded together in one Amblyomma americanum isolate KBUSLIRL-KWMA chromosome 1, ASM5285725v1, whole genome shotgun sequence window:
- the LOC144119570 gene encoding uncharacterized protein LOC144119570: MVATRNIQGAIDGPFSLLMCITMMRWPFPGSLLQAMVVLILAQAAHARCSVLTPTLRLLPLHISHPENGSSWEHTAAHLQLMVHLNGGGGPQTADRTTEFLWQCALPQLRAITKKMHSPVHTYGEVSLPEQVQGVLRRGPKFAVEPRQSASELLAMETYREPLMGLSHC, from the exons atggttgccaccc gaaacatacagggagccattgatgggcctttctcactgctgatgtgcatcacaatgatgcggtggcccttccctggcagcctgctccaggccatggttgtcctgatcttggcacaagcagcacacgctcgctgttctgtccttacaccaacactgcgcttgctgccgttgcacatatctcatccag agaatggctcttcctgggagcacacagctgcacatcttcagctcatggtgcacttgaatggcggcggtggacctcagacggcagacaggactacggaattcttatggcagtgcgcgctgccgcagcttcgagccatcactaagaagatgcacagtccggtccacacctatggtgaagtgtccttgccggaacaagtacaaggcgtccttagacgaggaccaaagttcgccgtggaacccaggcaatcggcatcggaacttcttgcgatg gaaacatacagggagccattgatgggcctttctcactgctga